One genomic segment of Alicycliphilus denitrificans K601 includes these proteins:
- a CDS encoding aconitate hydratase: MTASTTRVHAFASTLKTFTMASGKKGKFYSLPALARKYPGVGRLPVSIRIVLESVLRNCDGRKVTAEHVAQLANWGATAPRKDEIPFVVARVVLQDFTGVPLLADLAAMRSVAERLGRDPKKVEPLVPVDLVVDHSIMVDYYGSKQALQLNMKLEFQRNRERYEFMKWGMQAYRTFGVVPPGFGIVHQVNLEYLARGVHQGADGVYYPDTLVGTDSHTTMINGIGVVGWGVGGIEAEAAMLGQPVYFLTPDVVGLELTGRLREGVTATDLVLTVTELLRKAKVVGKFVEFFGEGTRTLSVPDRATIGNMAPEYGATMGFFTVDEKTIDYLRGTGRSEAEIEALEAYFKAQGLFGIPRAGEIDYSQVVRLDLGDVTPSLAGPKRPQDRIDLGKVKQQFTSLFSKPVSESGFNLPAGRLHERHALPRRADQAVPDEPPAPEGTPRFEAEMVHNKPRLAVQHVDAPMHHAPDGESPTVGSGDVLIAAITSCTNTSNPSVLLAAGLLAKKAVEAGLKVQPHIKTSLAPGSRIVTEYLTETGLLPYLEKLGFAVAGYGCTTCIGNAGDLTAELNEAITKNDLVCAAVLSGNRNFEARIHPNIKANFLASPPLVVAYAIAGTVLTDLMTEPVGKGKGGRDVYLGDIWPSAEEIHALMRHAMNGKAFRENYAKVRAEPGALWDKVHGVSGNVYAWPPSTYIAEPPFFADFALDKGAAGAGGAGAAGQNGDVAVRGARIMALFGDSITTDHISPAGSIKESSPAGQWLLQHGVAKPDFNSYGARRGNHEVMMRGTFANVRIKNLMIPPLADGSREEGGLTLYQGEGPQRGSKMPIFDAAMQYMAGGTPTVIFAGEEYGTGSSRDWAAKGTQLLGIKAVVAKSFERIHRSNLVGMGVLPLQLRAGDSWESLGLRGDEVIDVLPDAALAPQSEARIVIHRADGSRQEVAATLRIDTPIEVDYYRAGGILPFVLRQLLA, from the coding sequence ATGACCGCTTCCACCACCAGAGTTCATGCCTTTGCTTCCACGCTCAAGACCTTCACCATGGCCTCGGGCAAAAAGGGCAAGTTCTATTCGCTGCCGGCGCTGGCGCGCAAGTACCCGGGGGTGGGTCGTCTGCCGGTGTCCATTCGTATCGTGCTCGAATCCGTGCTGCGCAACTGCGACGGGCGCAAGGTCACGGCCGAGCATGTGGCGCAGCTGGCCAACTGGGGCGCCACGGCGCCGCGCAAGGACGAGATTCCATTCGTGGTCGCGCGCGTGGTGCTGCAGGATTTCACGGGTGTGCCGCTGCTGGCCGACCTGGCCGCCATGCGCAGCGTGGCCGAGCGCCTGGGCCGCGACCCGAAGAAGGTCGAGCCCCTGGTGCCCGTGGACCTGGTGGTGGACCACTCCATCATGGTGGACTACTACGGCAGCAAGCAGGCGCTTCAACTCAACATGAAGCTCGAATTCCAGCGCAACCGCGAGCGCTACGAGTTCATGAAATGGGGCATGCAGGCTTATCGCACCTTCGGCGTCGTGCCGCCGGGCTTCGGCATCGTGCACCAGGTGAACCTGGAGTACTTGGCGCGCGGCGTGCACCAGGGGGCGGACGGCGTGTACTACCCCGACACGCTGGTGGGCACCGACAGCCACACGACCATGATCAACGGCATCGGCGTGGTGGGCTGGGGCGTGGGCGGCATCGAGGCCGAGGCGGCGATGCTGGGCCAGCCGGTGTACTTCCTCACGCCGGACGTGGTGGGGCTGGAGCTCACGGGCCGGCTGCGCGAGGGCGTGACGGCCACCGACCTGGTGCTCACCGTGACCGAGCTGCTGCGCAAGGCCAAGGTGGTGGGCAAGTTCGTGGAGTTCTTCGGCGAGGGCACGCGCACGCTGTCGGTGCCCGACCGCGCCACCATCGGCAACATGGCGCCCGAGTACGGCGCCACCATGGGCTTCTTCACGGTCGATGAGAAGACCATCGACTACCTGCGCGGCACGGGGCGCAGCGAGGCCGAGATCGAGGCCCTGGAGGCGTACTTCAAGGCGCAGGGCCTGTTCGGCATCCCGCGCGCGGGCGAGATCGACTACTCGCAGGTCGTGCGCCTGGACCTGGGCGACGTCACGCCCAGCCTGGCCGGCCCCAAGCGCCCGCAGGACCGCATCGACCTGGGCAAGGTCAAGCAGCAGTTCACCAGCCTGTTCTCCAAGCCCGTGTCGGAGTCGGGCTTCAACCTGCCGGCCGGGCGCCTGCACGAGCGCCACGCCCTGCCGCGCCGCGCCGACCAGGCCGTTCCCGATGAGCCCCCGGCGCCCGAAGGCACGCCGCGCTTCGAGGCCGAGATGGTGCACAACAAGCCGCGGCTCGCGGTCCAGCACGTGGACGCGCCCATGCACCACGCGCCCGATGGCGAAAGCCCCACGGTGGGCAGCGGCGACGTGCTGATCGCGGCCATCACGAGTTGCACCAACACCTCCAACCCCAGCGTGCTGCTGGCCGCGGGCCTGCTGGCCAAAAAGGCCGTCGAGGCGGGGCTGAAGGTGCAGCCGCACATCAAGACATCGCTCGCGCCGGGCTCGCGCATCGTGACCGAATACCTCACCGAAACGGGCCTGCTGCCCTACCTGGAGAAGCTCGGCTTCGCCGTCGCCGGCTACGGCTGCACCACCTGCATCGGCAACGCGGGCGACCTGACGGCCGAGCTCAACGAGGCGATCACGAAGAACGACCTGGTGTGCGCGGCCGTGCTCTCGGGCAACCGCAACTTCGAGGCGCGCATCCACCCCAACATCAAGGCCAACTTCCTGGCCAGCCCGCCGCTGGTGGTGGCCTACGCCATCGCGGGCACCGTGCTCACGGACCTGATGACCGAGCCCGTGGGCAAGGGCAAGGGCGGGCGCGACGTGTACCTGGGCGACATCTGGCCCAGTGCCGAGGAGATCCACGCCCTCATGCGGCACGCCATGAACGGCAAGGCCTTCCGCGAGAACTACGCCAAGGTCAGGGCCGAGCCGGGCGCGCTGTGGGATAAGGTGCACGGCGTGAGCGGCAACGTCTACGCCTGGCCGCCCAGCACCTACATCGCCGAGCCGCCGTTCTTCGCCGATTTCGCTCTCGATAAGGGAGCTGCAGGCGCAGGAGGGGCAGGCGCTGCAGGCCAGAATGGCGATGTGGCCGTGCGCGGCGCGCGCATCATGGCCCTGTTCGGCGACTCGATCACCACGGACCACATCTCGCCCGCCGGCTCGATCAAGGAAAGCTCGCCCGCCGGCCAGTGGCTGCTGCAGCACGGCGTGGCCAAGCCCGACTTCAACAGCTACGGCGCGCGCCGCGGCAACCACGAGGTGATGATGCGCGGCACCTTCGCCAACGTGCGCATCAAGAACCTGATGATTCCGCCGCTGGCCGATGGCTCGCGCGAGGAGGGTGGCCTGACCCTGTACCAGGGCGAGGGGCCGCAGCGCGGCAGCAAGATGCCCATCTTCGACGCCGCCATGCAGTACATGGCGGGCGGGACGCCCACGGTGATCTTCGCGGGCGAGGAATACGGCACCGGCTCCAGCCGCGACTGGGCGGCCAAGGGTACGCAGCTCTTGGGCATCAAGGCCGTGGTGGCCAAGAGCTTCGAGCGCATCCACCGCTCCAACCTCGTCGGCATGGGCGTGCTGCCGCTGCAGCTGCGCGCGGGCGACTCGTGGGAGAGCCTGGGGCTCAGGGGCGACGAGGTCATCGACGTGCTGCCCGACGCCGCCCTCGCGCCGCAGAGCGAGGCGCGGATCGTGATCCACCGCGCCGACGGCTCGCGCCAGGAAGTGGCGGCCACGCTGCGCATCGACACCCCCATCGAGGTGGACTACTACCGCGCCGGCGGCATCCTGCCCTTCGTGCTGCGCCAGCTCCTGGCTTGA